The proteins below are encoded in one region of Xenopus laevis strain J_2021 chromosome 8L, Xenopus_laevis_v10.1, whole genome shotgun sequence:
- the socs4.L gene encoding suppressor of cytokine signaling 4 produces the protein MAENIEDKLNDLDVRPKSSRSRSADRKDGYVWSGKKLSWLNKSAHSSDGDAINVLEDEDCSSRSQERKHSCTSIELDLDRCGHKMLGRSLKQKLQDAVGQCFPIKTCSNRHASALTSKRKIHISELMLDKCPFPPKSDLAYRWHLIKRHTAPVSQSKEERVINDGFDLDGKEIQVQDQNSDGGADCLLDGHATSCIVNIGNVESLATKGARSIKEDSDLDSDDEAVTLCSSSRKRYKPKWETDDESFQAETPPKYHTQIDYVHCLVPDLFQINNNPCYWGVMDRYAAEALLEGKPEGTFLLRDSAQEDYLFSVSFRRYSRSLHARIEQWNHNFSFDAHDPCVFHAPNVTGLLEHYKDPSSCMFFEPLLSSPLNRTFPFTLQHICRAAICSCTSYDGIDALPVPSSMKLYLKEYHYKSKVRVRRVDVPEQRNTKRF, from the coding sequence ATGGCTGAAAATATTGAGGATAAACTCAATGATCTTGATGTCAGGCCAAAGAGCAGCCGCAGTCGAAGTGCAGACAGAAAAGATGGGTATGTCTGGAGTGGCAAGAAACTTTCTTGGTTGAATAAGAGTGCACACTCATCTGATGGGGATGCCATAAATGTGCTAGAAGATGAGGATTGTTCCTCTCGAAGCCAAGAAAGAAAGCACAGCTGCACTTCTATTGAACTTGATTTGGATCGATGTGGACATAAAATGTTAGGGCGGTCTCTGAAACAAAAGTTGCAGGATGCTGTGGGACAGTGTTTTCCCATCAAAACTTGCAGCAATCGACACGCCTCTGCTCTGACTTCCAAACGAAAAATTCACATAAGTGAGTTGATGCTAGACAAGTGCCCCTTTCCCCCCAAGTCAGATCTGGCTTATCGATGGCATTTAATTAAAAGACACACAGCACCAGTGAGTCAGAGTAAGGAGGAAAGGGTAATCAATGATGGCTTCGATCTTGATGGCAAGGAAATCCAGGTTCAAGACCAGAATTCCGATGGTGGTGCGGACTGTTTGTTAGATGGACATGCCACATCTTGTATAGTGAACATTGGTAATGTAGAATCACTTGCTACCAAAGGTGCTAGAAGCATCAAGGAGGACAGTGACCTTGATTCAGATGATGAAGCTGTCACATTGTGTTCTAGTTCCAGAAAAAGGTACAAGCCAAAGTgggaaacagatgatgagagctTTCAGGCAGAAACTCCTCCAAAATACCATACCCAGATTGACTATGTCCATTGTCTTGTCCCAGACCTCTTTCAGATCAATAACAATCCATGTTATTGGGGCGTAATGGATAGGTATGCAGCAGAGGCTCTCTTGGAAGGGAAACCAGAGGGCACTTTTTTACTTCGAGATTCTGCACAAGAAGATTATTTGTTTTCTGTTAGTTTCAGACGCTACAGTCGCTCATTACATGCTCGGATTGAACAATGGAATCACAATTTTAGTTTTGATGCTCATGATCCATGTGTATTTCATGCTCCCAATGTTACTGGCTTGTTAGAACATTATAAAGACCCAAGCTCTTGTATGTTCTTTGAACCTCTCCTTTCTAGCCCTTTAAACAGAACTTTTCCCTTTACCCTTCAGCACATATGCAGAGCTGCCATCTGTAGCTGTACAAGTTATGATGGGATTGATGCTCTCCCCGTCCCTTCTTCCATgaaactgtatttaaaggagtACCACTATAAGTCCAAAGTGCGGGTTCGGCGAGTGGATGTACCAGAACAACGAAACACGAAACGATTTTAG